The Streptomyces venezuelae genomic interval GAATCCGTCGCCGCCGAAGCCGGTGTCGACCGTGCCGTTGGGGTGGAAGCGGGCGATCCCGAAGTCGTTCGCCTCGGCGCTGTTCGGGTCGTCGGCCCGGCCGGCGAGGACGATCTTGCCGTTCGACTGCAGGGCCATCCCGTACGCGATCCCGCCGTCCCCGGGGAAGGCCACCGAGGTACGGCCGCCGGTGCCGAAGCCCGCGTCGGGGCTGCCGTCGGCGTGGTAGCGGAGGAGCGCGAAGCCCGCGCCGCCGGAGCCCGCGGCGAGGATCTTGCCGTCGGACTGGACCGCGATCGCGTGGCCGAACTCGGTGCCGCCGAAGTCGGCGGTGACCGTGCCGTCGCCGCTGAATCCGGTGTCGAGGCTGCCGTCGGGCAGGTAGCGGACGACGCCGATGTCGAAGGCGGTGTTGCCCACGTAGCCGACCGACACGACCCGGCCGTCCGGGAGGAGGGCCATGCTCCGGGCGATGCCGCCGGCTTCCTGGGGCGAGGAGGGCGTGAACCCGGCGACGACCGCGCCGTCACCGCCCAGGCTCGGGTCCAGGTTTCCGTCCGTGTCCAGGCGGACCAGTGCGAACCCTCCGCCACCGCCCTCGCCCGCGGCGACGATCCGGCCGTCGCTCCGCACGGCCACGTCCGCGCCGTCCGCGGATCCGCCGAACTCCTCGACCCGTACGAGGCCTCCGTCGCCGAACTCCGGGTCCAGGGTGCCGTCGGGCAGGTAGCGGGCCACGGAGAAGAAGCAGCAGCCTCCGCCCTCCTCCCCGAACACCTCGGTGGTTCCGGCCACGACGATCTTCCCGTCGGCGGGCTGGATCGCGACCGCGTTCGCCGAGTGGGCGCCGCCACCGAAGTCGCTGGTCACGAGGCCGCCGGTGCCGAACTCGGGGTCGAGGCCGCCGCCGGGCAGGTAGCGCGCCAGCGCGAACCCGCCCTCGCTCAGGCCCGCCATTACCAGCTTGCCGTCGGCCTGCCGCGCGATGTCATGGCCCTCCGCGTAGCCCGGGAAGGGTGTGATCACCCGGCCGCCCTGGCCGAACGTCGGATCGAGGTCCCCGGGCGCGGCCCACGCCGCACCGGGCAGCGCGAGGACGAGCGCCGTGGCGAGCAGCGACGAGGCCGCGGCCCTCCCCCGTGCCCTTCGGCGCCGCCGCGCGGATCTCGGGTGTGCAGCATTCATGGGCGTACGGCCTCCGTGGTCGGGAAGTGCGGACAGCAGCGGCGCACAGCTTCCTGACCGGAGCCCGCCGGCCGGCCGCGGGCACCGCGGTACTGCGCCCACTGGCCCTCTCGAACCACTCCGGCGAGGGAGCGCACACGGGACGGCCGGCCGCCCGCCGGACGGGCGACCCGGCGCCCGTCCGGCGTCCTCGGTCAGCCGGCGTCACCGCACGTCGGGTCGGTGATCGCGGTCACCGTGTACGGGGGCCGGCCCGGCGGGTCGTCGAGCTGACTGTTCACCACGTACAGGCGGCAGCCGTGCCGCGCGAGCGTGGTCGGCAGGTCGAACGGGCCGTCGGTGAGCCGATGGGTCACCGTGCCCGACCGCAGCTCCTCGTCCAGCCGGGCGATGTACACACCGTGCGGGGCTCCGTAGTTGAGTACGGCGTACAGGGTCCGGCCGCGCAGCACCATGCCGTCGGCGCCGAAGGACTCCGCGCCCAGGTCGAGCCGGCTGACGTCCCGGTCGGCCGTGCCGACCCGCCAGACGGCCTCGGTGCCGTTGGACGCGACCAGCAGGGCGGTCCCCGCATCGTTCGCGACGATGCCGTTCAACAGCCAGTACCTGGCCGGGAACTGCGGGAACGCGGACCGGATGTCGAGCCAGGGTTCGAGCGGACCGACGGCACCGCCCCGGATCTCCGCGCGGAGCACGACGGGGTTGGCCCAGTCGGTCACGTACACCGCGTCCTTCGTCACGGCCAGGTCGTTGAGGTCGGGCGCGCCGAGTGGTCCGGCCGGGGCGGTCCGGGTGGCCATCAGGCGCCCGTGCCTGTCGTGGACGGTCAGCGTCGCGCCGCCCACCGAGAGGACACGGCCGCGCCGGTCGGTGTGGACGCCCCGGGAACTCGGTCGGTCCTCCAGGCCGCGCGCAGGGAAGGGCTTCATCTCGGGGGCACGGACGTGGCCCCGGTAGAGCGCGCCCGTGCCGTCGGAGGAGACGTACATCGTGCCGTCCGGGGTGATCGCGATGCCCTCCGGGAGCACGCCGGGTGCGCGGGAGACGACGTAGGACCCGGGCAGGTCGTGGGCGGAGGCCGGGCCGGGGACGGCGGCGAGGATCGCCAGGAGGGTCGTGGCGGTCGTGAGGCGGACCGCGGTGCGGCGGGCGACGGGGCGGGCGGTTCTTCGAGCGGGGACGCGGCGCATCGGTACGGCCTTTCGGTGTCGGGTCGACAGCGTGGACACCGGGAGCGTGCACCGGAGTCGACGGTGACGCATCGCCTTTCCCCTCTGGGTAAAAGGGTCCTCCGCACCGATAATCGGTTCGCATGATCCGCCTTCACTTCACGGCCGACGATCTGCGCCGGATCACCCTCGCCCCGGCGGCCAACGCGCTCTCCGAGACCGCCCTGAGTCTGCGGCTCAGCCTGCGCCTGCGTGCGGACGGTGCGCGCGGGGGCGGCAGCGGGTTGTGGGACCGGCCGCGTCCCGCCGCCCGGCGATGGCACCGGGCCCTGCGGGGGACCGCGCGTGCCCGGGCCGGTGTCCTCGCCGAACTCGTCACCGAGGACGGGTTCATGCCCGACTTCCTGCACCAGCCGACCCTGCACGGATTCGCCGACGCGCTGGAGGCGGCCGCCTCGACGCCGGCGGAGCAGCTCGCGATCGACCTCGGGATCCCCCGGGAGGCGGGCCGGAACGGCCACCTGACGCGCCCCGGACCGTGGGCCCTGGAGCTCGCCCAGGGCTCCGCGAGCGCGACCCGCATGCTGATCGAGGACACCCGCCGGTACTTCCGGACCTCGGTCGAACCTCTCTGGCCACGGATTCGTGGCGACGCCCTGACCGATCGGGCGCTGCGCTCCGAAATGCTGCTGCGCGGAGGCGTGGACGCCTTGCTGACCACCCTGGCGCCGACCTGGAGGTGGCAGCCGCCGACGCTCCACCTGCCGTCGGCGTCGACGTACGACATCCCGCTCTGCGGTCGCGGCCTGCTCCTCGTGCCCTCCTGGTTCGCGACCGGCCCGCTGGTGATGTACCGGCCCCGGGCCTCGACCGTGCTCGTCTACCCCCTGCACGACGGGTCCGACGGCACCGCCGACGCGGACGGCGCCTTCGCGGCCGGGGCCCACGGCGGGCCGGAAGCGCTGGCCGCGCTCCTCGGCCGCACCCGCGCGCACGTGCTCGCGCTGCTCCGTACGCCGGCCACGACCACCGCCCTGGCCGAACGCGCCGGGATCTCGCTGCCGGCGGCGAGCCGGCACACCCGGGTGCTGCGCGAGGCCGGTCTCGTCGACACCACCCGGACCGGCGTCGCCGTCCTTCACACCCTCACGCCGCTCGGGCACGGCCTCCTCGCCGGAACCTGACCCGGTGCGCCCGTATCCGAGGGTGGCTCACGGGGTCTTCCGGCCGCGCGGGATCGCCAGTTCGGTCAGGAGCGCTCCGCCCGGGTGCAGG includes:
- a CDS encoding ArsR/SmtB family transcription factor, whose amino-acid sequence is MIRLHFTADDLRRITLAPAANALSETALSLRLSLRLRADGARGGGSGLWDRPRPAARRWHRALRGTARARAGVLAELVTEDGFMPDFLHQPTLHGFADALEAAASTPAEQLAIDLGIPREAGRNGHLTRPGPWALELAQGSASATRMLIEDTRRYFRTSVEPLWPRIRGDALTDRALRSEMLLRGGVDALLTTLAPTWRWQPPTLHLPSASTYDIPLCGRGLLLVPSWFATGPLVMYRPRASTVLVYPLHDGSDGTADADGAFAAGAHGGPEALAALLGRTRAHVLALLRTPATTTALAERAGISLPAASRHTRVLREAGLVDTTRTGVAVLHTLTPLGHGLLAGT
- a CDS encoding DUF11 domain-containing protein, producing the protein MNAAHPRSARRRRRARGRAAASSLLATALVLALPGAAWAAPGDLDPTFGQGGRVITPFPGYAEGHDIARQADGKLVMAGLSEGGFALARYLPGGGLDPEFGTGGLVTSDFGGGAHSANAVAIQPADGKIVVAGTTEVFGEEGGGCCFFSVARYLPDGTLDPEFGDGGLVRVEEFGGSADGADVAVRSDGRIVAAGEGGGGGFALVRLDTDGNLDPSLGGDGAVVAGFTPSSPQEAGGIARSMALLPDGRVVSVGYVGNTAFDIGVVRYLPDGSLDTGFSGDGTVTADFGGTEFGHAIAVQSDGKILAAGSGGAGFALLRYHADGSPDAGFGTGGRTSVAFPGDGGIAYGMALQSNGKIVLAGRADDPNSAEANDFGIARFHPNGTVDTGFGGDGFVVTGFGDFDEARAVLVQPDGKIVAAGYGAGFAFALARYEGGDGTTPPPARADLSVTIGPTAAVSIGDRVSYTVTVANRTSSTATATGITLTDAFAGAGVTLISAAPTQGTCTTTPTQATCALGSLAPGASTTLTFTAEPRSTGTLTHTATVAATPSDPMTSDNTATATTSVNNSRGCTIIGTSGPDTLTGGYSNDVICGLGGNDTVRASYGHDTVHGGHGNDNLDGSFGDDTMNGGPGNDTLTGSYGNDRLTTTDGVPANDTANGGLGTDTCTTDTGDTRISCP